The Magnetospirillum sp. genome includes a region encoding these proteins:
- a CDS encoding ABC transporter permease, which translates to MAYALSVQSVRDALRGAPVIPIGIIATLIVVGFLAPVISPHDPNTVRLMNSHLPPVFLGGTFEHILGTDDLGRDVLSRLISGARISLLVGFAVVVGAGSIGTFLALLSGYFGGVIDNLISRMCEVFIAVPFLLVAIAVVGAVGASTQNLILTLIFMSWAGYARVLRSEVLRLREMEFVKLAKVAGCSNTRILFRHLLPNIINPLVILATLQLGATIVVEASLSFLGLGVPPPQATWGGMLASGKNFIGFQTSLVAVPGIAIFLVVMSINILGDWLRVRLDPRFRQL; encoded by the coding sequence ATGGCATACGCTCTCTCCGTTCAGTCCGTTCGAGACGCGCTGCGCGGCGCTCCGGTTATTCCCATCGGGATCATTGCGACTCTGATCGTCGTTGGTTTCCTGGCGCCAGTCATCTCGCCGCACGATCCGAATACCGTCAGATTGATGAACTCGCATCTGCCGCCGGTATTTCTCGGTGGCACCTTCGAGCATATTCTCGGAACCGATGACCTTGGCCGCGACGTGCTGAGCCGTTTGATCAGTGGCGCGAGAATCTCGTTGCTTGTCGGTTTTGCCGTCGTCGTGGGTGCCGGTTCGATCGGGACATTCCTTGCTCTCCTATCAGGCTACTTTGGTGGTGTGATCGATAACTTGATATCTCGCATGTGCGAGGTCTTCATTGCCGTGCCCTTTCTCTTGGTTGCTATTGCGGTGGTCGGCGCGGTCGGTGCTAGTACGCAAAATCTAATCTTGACCCTGATCTTCATGAGCTGGGCCGGGTACGCGCGCGTCCTCCGCAGTGAGGTCCTGCGTCTGCGCGAGATGGAGTTTGTTAAGCTTGCGAAAGTGGCCGGCTGCAGCAACACGCGCATCCTCTTCCGGCACCTCCTACCGAACATCATCAATCCGTTAGTGATTTTGGCAACGCTTCAACTCGGCGCCACCATTGTCGTAGAGGCGTCGCTGAGCTTCCTTGGGCTCGGCGTACCACCCCCGCAGGCGACATGGGGGGGTATGCTTGCTTCCGGCAAGAATTTTATCGGCTTCCAGACCTCTCTTGTCGCCGTTCCAGGAATCGCAATCTTTCTCGTCGTTATGTCGATCAACATTCTCGGCGACTGGCTGCGCGTTCGACTTGACCCAAGGTTCCGTCAGCTATGA
- a CDS encoding ABC transporter ATP-binding protein: MTEQVMKEAPLLEVKNLTTTFRTRNGVSRAVNGVSLTVERGRTLGIVGESGSGKSVTLMSIVRLVAKPAGNIESGEILFNGKDLLKLSEDEMRQIRGAQISVVTQDPMTSLNPVYSIGNQLEEPLRQHQNVRNKATLKERVVAALRRVGIPAPESRVESYPHQLSGGQRQRVVTAMALECHPALILCDEPTTALDVTIQLQILKLLRELQREFQLGMIMVSHDLAVIARVCDDVAVMYAGRVVEKAPLAELFERPSHPYTKALMRSLNVETDENGRLFSIDGQPPDVRKLGPGCAFAPRCREASEICRREVPPDVALSASHLSACWVVHERLRSTNGGAA, translated from the coding sequence ATGACCGAGCAAGTCATGAAGGAGGCTCCACTTCTCGAGGTGAAGAACCTCACCACGACGTTCCGGACGCGAAACGGCGTGAGCAGGGCTGTCAACGGGGTATCGCTGACTGTCGAGCGCGGTCGTACGCTCGGGATCGTCGGCGAGTCGGGAAGCGGAAAGAGTGTGACGCTGATGTCGATCGTCCGACTGGTCGCAAAACCGGCTGGGAACATCGAAAGTGGAGAAATACTTTTCAACGGTAAGGATCTCCTCAAGCTTTCCGAGGACGAAATGCGCCAAATTCGCGGTGCGCAGATTTCCGTTGTCACCCAGGATCCAATGACATCGCTCAATCCGGTTTACTCGATTGGGAATCAACTCGAGGAACCGCTGCGCCAGCATCAAAATGTTCGGAATAAGGCGACACTCAAAGAGAGAGTTGTCGCTGCCCTGCGACGGGTTGGAATACCGGCTCCGGAATCACGAGTTGAAAGCTATCCCCATCAATTGAGCGGCGGTCAGCGCCAGCGGGTTGTGACCGCGATGGCGTTGGAGTGCCATCCTGCCTTGATTCTGTGTGACGAACCAACGACGGCACTCGATGTCACGATCCAGCTCCAAATTCTCAAGCTTTTGCGTGAGCTGCAGCGGGAGTTCCAACTAGGCATGATCATGGTCAGCCACGACCTCGCAGTAATCGCGCGTGTCTGCGACGACGTTGCGGTCATGTATGCTGGTCGGGTTGTCGAAAAGGCCCCGCTCGCCGAGCTCTTTGAGCGGCCGTCGCATCCGTACACGAAGGCGCTTATGCGCTCGTTGAACGTTGAAACCGACGAAAATGGTAGGCTGTTCTCGATCGACGGGCAGCCACCTGACGTGCGCAAGCTCGGACCGGGCTGTGCGTTTGCACCGCGGTGCCGCGAGGCAAGCGAAATATGTCGGCGGGAAGTGCCGCCCGATGTGGCTCTCTCCGCAAGTCATCTGAGTGCGTGTTGGGTCGTCCATGAGCGGCTGCGATCGACGAACGGAGGTGCCGCATGA
- a CDS encoding ATP-binding cassette domain-containing protein translates to MTATTFGTAHGPAAPLMRLEGVTKRFGSLTAVDRVSIDIRAGKVLGIVGESGCGKTTLCRMILRIEPPTEGEVSFLGDGIWDLDRNGLREFRRAVSAVFQDPYSSLNPRHKVEESVMEPVLVNFGRSAVVRERLDALLTSVGLPKSAAALYPHEFSGGQRQRIAIARAISTSPKLILLDEPVSALDVSIRAQVLNLLKDLQAKSGVAYIFVAHDLGAVRYMSDDVIVMYLGTIVEAAPANVIYGTPKHPYTQGLLEASLPPDPRNPNLEGRISGDLPNPMNPPSGCRFRTRCPSATDRCAAEAPTLREIAPGHRVACHFAG, encoded by the coding sequence ATGACAGCTACAACTTTTGGCACGGCACACGGACCCGCCGCACCCCTCATGCGACTTGAAGGCGTTACCAAGCGTTTTGGCTCTCTTACTGCGGTCGATCGAGTCTCGATCGATATCCGAGCGGGAAAAGTTCTTGGGATTGTCGGCGAATCCGGATGCGGCAAGACGACCTTGTGCCGAATGATTCTTAGAATTGAGCCGCCGACCGAAGGTGAGGTGAGTTTTCTCGGCGACGGAATCTGGGATCTGGATCGCAACGGCCTGCGCGAGTTTCGACGGGCGGTCTCGGCGGTGTTCCAGGACCCCTACAGTTCTCTAAACCCGCGACACAAGGTTGAGGAATCGGTCATGGAGCCAGTTCTTGTCAACTTCGGTCGCAGCGCAGTCGTACGCGAACGACTTGATGCGCTTTTAACATCCGTAGGGCTTCCGAAATCGGCGGCAGCGCTCTACCCGCACGAATTCAGCGGTGGACAACGCCAGCGGATCGCGATTGCGCGCGCGATCTCGACCAGCCCAAAGCTGATTCTGCTCGACGAACCCGTCTCCGCGCTCGACGTTTCAATCCGCGCGCAAGTTCTGAACTTGTTGAAGGATCTCCAAGCCAAGAGTGGCGTTGCCTACATATTCGTCGCCCACGATCTCGGTGCCGTACGCTACATGAGTGACGACGTGATCGTGATGTATCTCGGTACGATCGTCGAGGCAGCGCCAGCCAACGTGATATACGGCACGCCGAAGCATCCCTATACGCAGGGACTTTTAGAGGCCTCCCTTCCGCCCGATCCGCGCAATCCAAATCTCGAAGGCCGAATCAGCGGAGACCTGCCGAATCCGATGAATCCGCCGAGCGGCTGCCGTTTCCGGACCCGCTGCCCGTCGGCAACCGATCGATGCGCCGCCGAAGCGCCAACGCTTCGGGAGATTGCCCCCGGCCATCGCGTTGCCTGCCATTTTGCCGGATAG